In the Qipengyuania gelatinilytica genome, CAGGATAGCTGACAAAGGTGCGCCAGCCCTTGAAGATATGGGCTGGCGCGGTTGCATGATGGATCGTGGCAAAATCTGGATCTCTGCCGACGAGAAGGGTTTGCGTATTTCGTCGATCAATCATGACATGCCTTGGCTGTCGCCCGACTAGATCCCGAAGCTTCCCCTCAAACCGTCGATCACATACTGGGCCGCAAGCGCTGCCAGGAGCACGCCGAGGACGCGGGTGATCGCGGCTTCGACCTTGTCGCCGAACAGCCGCATGATCGGGCCTGCTGCCATGAGGGCCAGCATCGTGATGATGAGGACTGCCGCCAGCGCGCCGAGCACGACGAGGTTCTGCTCGATCCCGTCAGCTTCGTTCATCAGCAGCATGATCGCAGCGATCGCACCCGGACCGGCCAGCATGGGGATGGCCATGGGGAAGATCGAGACGTCTTCCACCTCGGGCGTCGAAGCGACTTTCTCTGCCCGCTCCTCACGCCGCTGGGTGCGTTTTTCGAAGACCATTTCGAAAGCGATCCAGAACAGCATCAGCCCGCCCGCGATACGGAAGCTGTCGAGCTCGATGTGGAGCGCGCCGAGCAATTGCTCGCCGAAAAGTGCGAAAATCAGGAGGATCACGCCTGCAATAATCGCCGCGCGGATCGCCATGTTGCGCCGCTGCGCGGAAGTCGCGCCCTTGGTCAGACCGGCATAGATCGGCGCGCAACCCGGAGGGTCGATCACGACGAACAGCGTGACGAATGCAGACAGGAAGAGCTGTGTCATTCGGCGGCTCCTGCGGGCTGGGCGATGTTCACGACCTGCTCCCACCCGGCATCGGTCACAAGCCAGACGACGTAGCGGCGCTCGCCTTCACCCACCAACTGGAAGCCCCATGCGAGCGAGCCGTCGCGCGAAAGCTTCAGCGGAATGGTCGAATCCGGTTCGCCGACGTCGACTGACTTTTCGCAAGCCGCCACGGCGGTCTGGATCAGTTCGGGCGCTTCGGGTGCGACGTCCTGCGGAAAGCCGAAATCGAAGACATATTTGTAGTCACCATCGCGCTGGCGCTGCCAGACGGTGTTGAAGGTGCCGACCTGTCCTTCGGGATCTTCGAACGCGCCTTGCGTCACCGCGATCGATCCGTCGCAGCTCGACCAGAGCCGGTGCGGTTGCCATGAAACGGCTGCGGCGGGATCTTCGAGCGTCTTGAGCCAGGGCTTGGCCTCGATCGCGCCATTGCGGCCGAAGATCAGCGCGCCGTCCGCAGCATATTCGAGAAAGGCGGTCCACTGGCCGTCTTCCTGCGCCGCGCGCGCGAAGGCGAGTTCGGTCGCCACCACCTTGCTCGGCTGGGCGACCGGCTGAAGGAAACGCCCATAGCGGTCACGCGGGTTCGGCCCTGCATTGCAAGCTGCAAGCGAGAGTGCCGAAATGGCGAGAACCAGGCTGCGCGCGATCACAGGCTGTCCGGAACGTCGAGCCCGGCGTTCCGGTAGGCGGCGACCAGCGTATTGCGCAGCAGCACGGCGATGGTCATCGGGCCGACCCCGCCGGGCACCGGAGTAATCGCACCGGCAACGCCTTCGGCACCGGCATAGTCGACATCGCCGACCAGGCGCCCCTTCTCCTCGCCATCGGCAGGAGGCAGGCGGTTGATGCCGACATCGATCACGGTCGCGCCGTCCTTGAGCCATTCGGCCTTCACCATTTTGGCGCGGCCCACGGCGGCAACGACGATGTCCGCGCGCTTGACTACGGCAGGCAAATCTTTCGTCCTGCTATGCGCAATTGTGACGGTGGCATTGGCGTCGAGCAGCAGCTGCGCCATCGGCTTGCCGACGATGTTCGAGCGGCCGATCACGACCGCCTCGAGACCAGAGAGATCACCCAGCCGGTCTGCCAGCAACATCATGCAGCCGAGCGGGGTGCAGGGCACGAAGCCGCTCTGCCCGACGGCAAGCCGTCCGGCGTTGGTCACATGGAAGCCGTCGACATCCTTGTTCGGGCTGATCGCGGCGATGACCGCCTGCTCGTCGAGATGGTCGGGCAGCGGCAGCTGGACGAGGATCCCGTCGACCGCTTCGTCGCGGTTGAGCTGGTCGACCAGCGCGAGGAGGTCTTCTTCCGACGTATCGGCAGGCAGGCGGTGCTCGAAGCTTTCCATGCCCGCAGCCACGGTCGCCTTGTGCTTGCTGCGCACATAGACCTGGCTGGCCGGGTCCTCGCCCACCAGCACCACGGCAAGCCCGGCCTTGCGGCCCGACCATTGTTCGAACTGGCCCGCCATTTCGCCCACCCGCTCACGCAGGCGTGCGGCGAAAGCTTTGCCGTCGATCCGTTCCGCGGTCATTAGTAAGGCCCCATGCCGACGAGGATACGAATGATAATCCACATGCCCATCAGCAGGATCATAGGCGAGAAATCGATCGCGCCGGTGTCCGGAATCATCCTGCGGATCGGATTGAGTAGCGGAGCGAGCAGCCGACTGATCGAATCGTAGACGCTCGACAGGAACGGCTGACGCGGATCGACGACATTGAAGGCGAAGAGCAGACCGATGATGAACCAGACAATCACGATCATGTTCAGCGTCTGCATGATCATGATGAGAATATCGATGAGGGTCTTCATGTGATTTCCAAATGCTCGGCGGCGAACCGTGAGGCATCGCCGGGAAGGTGTATCAGCTCTCTGATACGGGTTACGCAGCGCTTATCAAGGTCCCTGCACCACGCGCGGTGAAGAATTCGAGCAACATGGCGTGCGGGACGCGTCCGTCGAGCACGACGGCAGCCTCGCAGCCGGCCTCGACTGCGCTGACACAGGTTTCCAGCTTGGGGATCATGCCCCCGCTGATCGTGCCATCCTCGCGCAGCTTGCCGATGTCTTGCGGCGTCAGGTCGGTGAGCAGCTTGCCCTGCTTGTCGAGCACGCCGTCGACATCGGTCAGCAGCAGCAGGCGCGCTGCACCCAGCGCCGCTGCCAATGCGCCCGCCATCGTATCGGCGTTGATATTATAGGTATGCCCGTCCTCGCCGCTGCCGATAGGAGCGACAACCGGGATCATGCCCGAGGCCGTGACCTTCTCGATGATCGTCGTGTCGACCGCGCTGGGTTCGCCGACGAAGCCGAGGTCCAGCGCCTTCTCGATATTGCTTTCGGGGTCCTTGGTCGTGCGTTCGACCTTGCGCGCAGTCACCAGCCCGCCGTCCTTGCCCGACAGGCCGACCGCCTTGCCGCCAGCGCGCGCGATCGAGCCGACGATCGACTTGTTGATCGCGCCCGACAGGACCATTTCGGCAACCTCCGCCGTGGCCTTGTCGGTCACGCGAAGGCCGTCGATGAACTGGGTTTCGACACCGAGCTTTTCGAGCATCGCGCCGATCTGTGGGCCGCCGCCATGCACGACCACCGGGTTGATACCGACTGCCTTCAGCAGCACCACATCCTCGGCAAATTCGCGCGCGGCTTCATCGTCGCCCATGGCGTTGCCGCCGTATTTCACAACGAAGCTCCTGCCCGCATAGCGCTGGAAATAGGGCAGCGCCTCGATCAGCGTCTGTGCCTTGGTGCTGGCGTCGCTCAAATCCATCGTCCGGTACTCGGTCCCTGTTACGCTTGCCGGTGCACTAGCTGGCCTGCGACGAGGGGGAAAGAGTAACATCTGTTCGCGGGCCAACAGCTGCGCTAGGCCTGCGCCATGAGAAAGCTCCTTCCCTTGTTCGCCGCACTGCCGCTGGCAGCCTGCGCCTCGACGCCCGACCTGCCTGCCTTGCCGCAATCGCAGCAAGCCTTCTGGGACGCGCTGCAAAGCCATTGCGGCAATGCCTATCGCGGCGAACTCGCCAGCAGCGACGCGCGCGACAAGGACTGGCAGAGCCGCGCGATGATTGCGCATTGGGCCGAGTGCAGTGAGACTCGCATCGCCATCGCCTTTCATGTCGAGGAGGCGCCGTCCTCAAGCAGCGAAGCGTTAGGACAAACTGGCGGCTGGGACCGCTCGCGCACCTGGCTGGTCACCCGGACGTCGGACGGTCTTCGCCTGAAACACGATCACCGCCACGCAGATGGCGAGGAGGACGCGGTCACCCAATATGGCGGCGACACGCTGTCGGCGGGCACGGCGCGGGTCCAGGACTTCCCGGTCGATGCCTATTCGATCGCCCTGTTCGAGCGCGAGGGGCTGGATGCCTCGCTCACCAACGTCTGGCGCATGGAGGTCGATCCGGCAGGCAGCGGGAATGCGCGCTTCGCCTACCAACTCACACGGCGCAACGACCCGACCCGGCTGTTCCGCGTGGAATTCGACGCGCAACAGCCGGTTGCCCCGCCGCCCGCTGCCTGGGGCTGGTAGTCCCTAGTCGTCCCAGCCGTACTGGCGGCGGACTTCCGCGGCCATCACGGGCTCCATGTGATCGATCATGACGCGCACGGTGTAATATCCCTGCGCCACGCCGGTCCGGTCGACATAGCCCCAGTCGCTGATCGCGGTGATCGGCACGCGGACGAGATCGCCCAGCTTCCACCCTTCCGCATGCGGATTGTTCTTGAGCCGACCGGTCAGGTAGTCGCCATCGCGTTCGACCGTGCCGACCCAGATGTGCTCATAGCCTTCGAGCGGAAACTTGAAGACGAAGTTGCTTGCGCCTGCGGGCGGATTGTCGAGCAAGGCCAGGAACCGCGGTGCAGTCGCCTGTGCGTTGGCGATCGCGGCATTCATCTGCTCGTCGACGCTTTCGAATTCCATGATCGGATCGCCCTCGGCATCCTGTGCCGAGAGCGAAACCGGCGCGAGCATTAAGGCGGCGGCGAGGCTGGCTGCGCGGATCACTCGGGCTTTCCTCCGGTGATGCCGTAGCCGTCGACCGCTTCGCTCTCGACATAGCCGGAATGGTACATGTCCATATGGATCGTCCGCTCGGCAGGCTCGCTGCCGTTGCAGGTGACGATATAGGCGTCGACGATATTTCCGAAGGGACCGAGGCCGACATTGCCCGCGCGGGTAAACTCGGGACGGCTCAGGTCTTCGCAGCGCAAGCGCGAAAGATAGGCGCGCTGGCCCCGCGGCATCGACGCGCGCACCGGGTTCTCGAGCGAACCGAGCGGATATTGCGAAGCCTCTGCAAGCGCCTTGTCGAGCTCGGAGCCCTGCATCGCCGATTCCCCGGCCAGCATGCGCGTGAGATATGCATCGGTGTTGGCCTGCGTCGACGGCGCAACGGTGGTGACGCAGCCCGACAGCGCGAGCGCGGCAAACGGGGCAACAATGGCAAGCCGTAGTTTCATGTGATCCCTCCTGTTGCCAATGGTTTAGCGGCAGAGGTCTCGACCTGCCAGAGGCCAGGCCAGCATATTCTCGGCAAATTGTCCTGTGGGCCTAGTCGCGCGCAGGAGGGTATTGCGGCGCTGGGCCGTGATCGAGGCTCAGGCTTTCGAGCAGGCGGAAACGCTCTTCCGCCGGTATCCACTGCCAGATGTGCAAATAGCGCCCCCCGCCGGTCTGCACCCAGCCGATCTCCTCGCCGCGCCATTCGTGGAAGGTGTGGTGCGCTTCCTCCAGCATGCCCCAGTCACCCAGCCGGCTGATAGTCCGGCTTCCCGGCACGAGCAGGCGGCGGTTCTTGTAGCCTTCCGCTTCGCCGCCCGGTGCACGCCGAGCGCATTGCCTGCGCGAGCTTTCGACAATGTCTTCGGCACTGTCATGCGGCATGCCGACGAGGTCGTGCAGCATGCGGAAGTCGGGATGGAGCAGTTCGGCCACCGCATCGGGATCGCAGCCTTCGAAAAAGCCCCAGAACAGCTGCGCGTCATTGGCCTCTATCCGGGCCGTAGCCTCTTCGAGCGCGGGCATTGCAGGGGGCACTGCGGCAGCAGGCACGGCCTGTGCGAGCAGGAAGGCGGCGATAGCGGACATGATTTTCTCCCGTTGGTGTATCGTTTACATAATACACCAACGGGAGAGGTCAATACTATTGCGCTGTTCGCGTCGCAGCCGTGTCAGGCGGCGCGCGCTTTCGACACGATCGCAGTGATCTCGTCGAGCAGCGAGAGGCGCTGTTTCTTGAGCGCTTCGACCCGCTCGTCGCTGGCCGCCTCGGTCTCCGCTTCGATCCGGTGCACCTCGCGGTTCACCTCGTGATATTCGTCCGCGAGCCGCGCATAATGCGCATCGTCCCGCTTGAGCCGCGTGATCAGGTCACGGTCCCGCTTGAAGATCGTGGTGAGTTCATTGGGCGTGTGCTGCGACATGACGTGCATCCTTTTCGAAGTGTGTTGCAGCCCTCAGTAGTGCGGAGTGTACAGCCACTCCTTGCGCCAGATCAAATCGGGTAGCGCGCCGCCGGGAATTCTTGCGAGCGCGCGGGACGTCGCTATTGTCCCGCCGAGGATGGGAAAGATCGCACGCTTCAGGCCGAAACGACGCAGCTTACGGAGCAGGCGCAAGACCCTGGTGACATGGGCGCTGCTGGTCGCCCTCATCGCCGCCTGGCTCCTGCTCGGCGACCGGCTTGACCCGCCCGAGCCGGTGACCACGGTCGGCATGACCTTCCGCCTGTGCGGTACGCCCGGGCCCGGCCCCTGCGTGATCGATGGTGACACGCTGGCCATCGGCAATCGCCTCGTTCGCCTCACCGGTTTCGACGCGCCGGAGATGGATGGCGCGTGCAAGCTGGAGGTTGCGAAGGCCAATCGGGCGAAGCTCGAACTTCACCGGTGGCTCGCGAGGGGTCGCTTCGAGTGGACGGGCGGGACCGAACCGCCTTACGACCGCTATGGCCGCGAATTGCGAGAGGCGCGACGGGGCGACGATTTGCTGGCCGATCACATGATCGCGGCAGGCCTTGCCGAAGGCAGCGGCTGGGGCACATCGGCGGTAGACTGGTGCAGCGGGGACGGTGACTGAGCCCTTGCGTAGTGCGATATGGCCCCTCGCATGACACGGGTCAGCACCCCCGAGTGACCGCCCGAAAGCCTGCTTGCAAGGCTGCGCGGGCCGGAATGTTATCCCGATGCCTTCACCGGGCGATGTCGCGGTAGGGGCGCTTAATCGAAGCGCGCGTCGATCTCCGCAGCCAGCGATGCGAAATCTGCATGGCCGGTGACCGGAGTCACCCGTTCGGCCCACATGGCATCGATAGCCTCCGTCACCGAGGCGGGCAGGACTGTCGCATCGCTGCCCTTGGCCTGCACCTTGGTGGAATCGCTGCTGGCCGGAATGCCGAGCCGTTCTTCCATCACCGCGCAGACCAGCGCATCGTCGAAGCGGTCCTTGTGGTCGTGCATGAACTCGCGCGTGGTAGCGGCCATGACCATCTCGACCACCTCGTCCGTCGGCTCGATGCCGATCAGCTGGCCCATCGCGCGGATCATCGCGGGCTTGTTCTTCACCACCCAGCGATAGGTGGCGAGCAGCGTGTCGTCCTCTCCCGCCCTCGCGTACCAGCTCAGGAGGTGGGTGAAATAGTCGCAGCCGCCCGGTCCGCCGCCCATCCATAGCGGCATGAAGTCCTCAAGCGAGAACGCGCCTTTCTCGATATGCCAGCCATCGAAGAAGCGGTGCATGGAGACATAGGTCTCGTGCGGATCGCGCAAGGTCACGACATAGCGCGACCCAGCCGGCAGCCGCTCGTATTCGCGGTGCGACTTGAAGCCGCGCGGGGTCGCGCGCTGCTCCGCCGTCATGTCGAAATCGATCATGCTCGCGGTGTCTTCCCAGGGGACGACGCCGCTGATGTCGGTAAAGTCCATGTCGATGCCGCCGGTGGCATGCGCCATGCGCAGCTGGTGGAAGATCTGCTGGGTCAGCGTGGTGCCGCTCTTGGCCCAGCTGGTGATATAGACATCGGAAGGGCGCGGATCGATCGCATGATAGGGCTGCGGCGCACTTGCCTGCGCCAGCGAGCCCATATTGGCCCCGAATTCCTCAAGATTACGCGCCGGTCGCCCTACACCCAAAAGCATTGCCACTCTCCCCATGGGCGACCCGGGATGGCGAGCATGACAGGTGGGAGGGGGATTGGGAAGTGGGTGGAGTTTTTGTATTCCGAACCCGCCTCCGCGGGTTCGTCCTCGCTAGACGTGCGGAAAGCCGCACCCGCTGCGGGCGGGCGGTCGCCCTTGCGGTCGGCTGGTCGCCGTCCGGTACAACGCCCGATAGCCAGACCGGTTCTTGGTCGCGGCAGCCAAAGCGCGACTGCGCGTCGGCCGATTAGGCCGAAGCCAAGGAGCGCGGACGCGCTCCGCCCGGCGTTTGAGGGCGCAAACAAAAAACTCTTCCCCACACGCGCCGAGGGCAGCTTTCATCACTGCTTGGTTTTGAGAGCAGCTTCCGCTACCCGCGCCGCCCCAACAAGAGGAGGCGATCATGCCAGAATATCGTGACTACGACGCGCTCCCGTCCTTTCGAGCGGACCTCGAAACGGCGTAAGGGCTTCCCCAGCGAAACGCGCGTGAAGCGCGGACAGCGGACGATCAAAAACGGCGAAGTGGAACTGCTCGAGAAACTCGGGCGGAACGACCCATGCCCCTGCGGTTCGGGAACGAGATTTCAAGCGCTGCTGCATGAAGTCGGGCCGCTATGACGGCGCCGAACGGCGGGACTATTGGCGGTGAGAAAAGCGGGCGGGGCGAGAGCCTCGCTTGCGACCTTCCGAGGTCTAGATGTACGGCACGGGCAAAAGTCGAATTGGTTAGTTCAAAAGGGAATATAATCTACGTCCCATGAGGATCGGGTGATTTGCTCCAAGGCCGCCGTTAATTCTCTCGCCTTTTTCTGATCTTCTTTGATCGTTTTGTCGCTTGAAATTGTAACACTGCCCCAGTTAACGAAATCAAGCGAATAGGACGATGTCAAATCGTCAGCCAGATCGCTAAAATCATGGGACCGCAGCAAGTTCAGAAGGTCGTAAGCGCCAAATTGCTCCTTACCACCCGCCGACCCG is a window encoding:
- a CDS encoding MarC family protein — translated: MTQLFLSAFVTLFVVIDPPGCAPIYAGLTKGATSAQRRNMAIRAAIIAGVILLIFALFGEQLLGALHIELDSFRIAGGLMLFWIAFEMVFEKRTQRREERAEKVASTPEVEDVSIFPMAIPMLAGPGAIAAIMLLMNEADGIEQNLVVLGALAAVLIITMLALMAAGPIMRLFGDKVEAAITRVLGVLLAALAAQYVIDGLRGSFGI
- the folD gene encoding bifunctional methylenetetrahydrofolate dehydrogenase/methenyltetrahydrofolate cyclohydrolase FolD; its protein translation is MTAERIDGKAFAARLRERVGEMAGQFEQWSGRKAGLAVVLVGEDPASQVYVRSKHKATVAAGMESFEHRLPADTSEEDLLALVDQLNRDEAVDGILVQLPLPDHLDEQAVIAAISPNKDVDGFHVTNAGRLAVGQSGFVPCTPLGCMMLLADRLGDLSGLEAVVIGRSNIVGKPMAQLLLDANATVTIAHSRTKDLPAVVKRADIVVAAVGRAKMVKAEWLKDGATVIDVGINRLPPADGEEKGRLVGDVDYAGAEGVAGAITPVPGGVGPMTIAVLLRNTLVAAYRNAGLDVPDSL
- a CDS encoding YggT family protein, coding for MKTLIDILIMIMQTLNMIVIVWFIIGLLFAFNVVDPRQPFLSSVYDSISRLLAPLLNPIRRMIPDTGAIDFSPMILLMGMWIIIRILVGMGPY
- the argB gene encoding acetylglutamate kinase; translated protein: MDLSDASTKAQTLIEALPYFQRYAGRSFVVKYGGNAMGDDEAAREFAEDVVLLKAVGINPVVVHGGGPQIGAMLEKLGVETQFIDGLRVTDKATAEVAEMVLSGAINKSIVGSIARAGGKAVGLSGKDGGLVTARKVERTTKDPESNIEKALDLGFVGEPSAVDTTIIEKVTASGMIPVVAPIGSGEDGHTYNINADTMAGALAAALGAARLLLLTDVDGVLDKQGKLLTDLTPQDIGKLREDGTISGGMIPKLETCVSAVEAGCEAAVVLDGRVPHAMLLEFFTARGAGTLISAA
- a CDS encoding DUF2314 domain-containing protein; amino-acid sequence: MIRAASLAAALMLAPVSLSAQDAEGDPIMEFESVDEQMNAAIANAQATAPRFLALLDNPPAGASNFVFKFPLEGYEHIWVGTVERDGDYLTGRLKNNPHAEGWKLGDLVRVPITAISDWGYVDRTGVAQGYYTVRVMIDHMEPVMAAEVRRQYGWDD
- a CDS encoding DUF4440 domain-containing protein, producing the protein MSAIAAFLLAQAVPAAAVPPAMPALEEATARIEANDAQLFWGFFEGCDPDAVAELLHPDFRMLHDLVGMPHDSAEDIVESSRRQCARRAPGGEAEGYKNRRLLVPGSRTISRLGDWGMLEEAHHTFHEWRGEEIGWVQTGGGRYLHIWQWIPAEERFRLLESLSLDHGPAPQYPPARD
- a CDS encoding YdcH family protein codes for the protein MSQHTPNELTTIFKRDRDLITRLKRDDAHYARLADEYHEVNREVHRIEAETEAASDERVEALKKQRLSLLDEITAIVSKARAA
- a CDS encoding thermonuclease family protein — its product is MGKIARFRPKRRSLRSRRKTLVTWALLVALIAAWLLLGDRLDPPEPVTTVGMTFRLCGTPGPGPCVIDGDTLAIGNRLVRLTGFDAPEMDGACKLEVAKANRAKLELHRWLARGRFEWTGGTEPPYDRYGRELREARRGDDLLADHMIAAGLAEGSGWGTSAVDWCSGDGD
- a CDS encoding sulfotransferase domain-containing protein encodes the protein MLLGVGRPARNLEEFGANMGSLAQASAPQPYHAIDPRPSDVYITSWAKSGTTLTQQIFHQLRMAHATGGIDMDFTDISGVVPWEDTASMIDFDMTAEQRATPRGFKSHREYERLPAGSRYVVTLRDPHETYVSMHRFFDGWHIEKGAFSLEDFMPLWMGGGPGGCDYFTHLLSWYARAGEDDTLLATYRWVVKNKPAMIRAMGQLIGIEPTDEVVEMVMAATTREFMHDHKDRFDDALVCAVMEERLGIPASSDSTKVQAKGSDATVLPASVTEAIDAMWAERVTPVTGHADFASLAAEIDARFD
- a CDS encoding SEC-C metal-binding domain-containing protein, whose protein sequence is MELLEKLGRNDPCPCGSGTRFQALLHEVGPL